One region of Streptomyces sp. CG4 genomic DNA includes:
- a CDS encoding undecaprenyl-diphosphate phosphatase, with translation MIVGSCMGRIGALARVRRSASPSRRRSSWRSTTSCSSSRSSCGAAGPAAGGPGQPPRRGRSICRWRSCRSCGSLGGGQILALCSGINRSGSTISAGIFKGLGHEDSAPFAFVLAMPVIDGAALLKLPALLGAQGNGLREPLLAGSVAAFVAACLATRYLVRYFEYRTLIPFAIYCSVAGLGCLAYFTSRKGRLPHAGPWAATTRGEGDAFRLGRRAGAFAFE, from the coding sequence ATGATCGTCGGATCATGCATGGGGAGGATCGGCGCCCTTGCTCGTGTACGACGCTCGGCAAGCCCGTCCCGACGGCGATCTTCCTGGCGCTCAACGACATCGTGCTCTTCGTCACGGAGCAGCTGCGGCGCGGCGGGACCGGCCGCCGGTGGGCCGGGGCAGCCGCCGCGCCGGGGGAGGAGCATCTGTCGGTGGAGGAGCTGTCGGTCCTGCGGATCACTCGGAGGGGGCCAGATCCTCGCCCTCTGCTCCGGCATCAACCGTTCCGGCTCCACGATCAGCGCGGGCATCTTCAAGGGCCTGGGCCACGAGGACTCCGCGCCCTTCGCGTTCGTGCTTGCCATGCCGGTGATCGACGGAGCCGCGCTGCTCAAGCTGCCGGCGCTGCTCGGCGCACAGGGCAACGGCCTGCGCGAGCCGCTGCTGGCGGGCAGCGTGGCCGCGTTCGTGGCGGCCTGCCTCGCGACCCGCTACCTGGTCCGCTACTTCGAGTACCGCACCCTGATTCCGTTCGCCATCTACTGCTCGGTCGCCGGGCTGGGCTGCCTCGCGTACTTCACGTCGCGCAAGGGGCGTCTGCCTCACGCTGGGCCGTGGGCTGCTACTACACGGGGCGAGGGGGACGCCTTCCGCCTCGGGCGGAGGGCCGGCGCGTTTGCCTTCGAGTGA
- a CDS encoding heavy metal transporter yields the protein MAARRRGRRKAWAVLIGVCVVLALVSYLAVRFIRSATPDECTAHGPDGTTVTLDLDQASHAATIAAVAHARGLPERAVTIALATAIQESKLRNLTYGDRDSLGLFQQRPSQGWGSPAQIRDPAYASGRFFDALVKVPDYLGLPVTEAAQQVQHSGYPEAYAQHEDMAATLADVLTGREGPALNCTVSGADPAPSDAGSGAAGAVSEAGGRVAAAVRREFGGAPAALPATGGNSVSYPIATDQTSTGWSLALWLVCHATELHATSVTFDGRRWSSTTADRGWTHTAPDPGRTGTLAVALG from the coding sequence GTGGCGGCACGCAGGAGGGGGCGCCGCAAGGCGTGGGCAGTGCTGATCGGGGTGTGCGTGGTCCTGGCACTCGTGAGCTATCTCGCCGTCCGGTTCATCCGCTCGGCGACTCCCGATGAGTGCACCGCGCACGGCCCGGATGGTACGACGGTCACGCTCGATCTGGACCAGGCGTCCCACGCCGCGACCATCGCGGCCGTGGCTCACGCGCGCGGCCTGCCGGAACGGGCCGTAACCATCGCCCTGGCGACCGCGATCCAGGAGTCCAAACTCCGCAATCTCACCTACGGGGACCGGGACTCCCTCGGCCTCTTCCAGCAGCGCCCGTCCCAGGGCTGGGGCAGCCCCGCACAGATCCGCGACCCCGCCTACGCGTCGGGCAGGTTCTTCGACGCGCTGGTCAAGGTGCCGGACTACCTCGGCCTGCCCGTCACCGAAGCCGCGCAGCAGGTCCAGCACAGCGGCTACCCGGAAGCGTACGCCCAGCACGAGGACATGGCGGCGACACTCGCCGACGTACTGACGGGACGAGAGGGACCGGCACTGAACTGCACGGTGAGCGGGGCCGATCCGGCCCCCTCGGACGCAGGAAGCGGTGCGGCGGGCGCCGTGAGCGAGGCCGGTGGCCGTGTCGCCGCAGCCGTCAGGCGGGAGTTCGGCGGGGCGCCGGCCGCCCTGCCCGCGACCGGCGGCAACAGCGTCAGCTACCCGATCGCGACCGATCAGACTTCCACGGGCTGGTCCCTCGCCCTGTGGCTGGTCTGCCACGCCACCGAACTGCACGCCACGTCCGTGACGTTCGACGGCCGACGCTGGAGCAGCACTACTGCGGACCGCGGCTGGACACACACCGCACCCGATCCCGGGCGGACCGGGACGCTGGCGGTGGCGCTGGGCTAG
- a CDS encoding sec-independent translocase produces the protein MFDVSPLDLLVLGIMIILLFGPDKLPEVIQKVTGFLRNVRAFSEAAKEDVRSELGPEFKDLELEDLHPKTFVRKHLLDGDGLAIEEIRSALDPRAELAELADAMNGEPSESTERAARTEPTGRTGSGASRAASPEQAPAHAYDPDAT, from the coding sequence ATGTTCGACGTGAGCCCCCTGGACCTGCTCGTCCTGGGGATCATGATCATCCTGCTCTTCGGTCCCGACAAGCTGCCCGAGGTCATACAGAAGGTGACCGGGTTCCTTCGGAATGTCCGCGCGTTCTCCGAGGCCGCCAAGGAGGACGTCCGCTCGGAACTGGGTCCGGAGTTCAAGGACCTGGAGCTGGAGGACCTGCACCCGAAGACGTTCGTGCGCAAGCACCTCCTCGACGGCGACGGCCTCGCGATCGAGGAGATCCGCTCCGCCCTGGATCCGAGGGCGGAGCTGGCGGAACTGGCCGACGCGATGAACGGCGAGCCGAGCGAGTCGACCGAGCGGGCCGCGCGAACCGAGCCGACCGGTCGGACCGGGAGCGGGGCAAGCCGAGCGGCCTCGCCGGAGCAGGCTCCCGCGCACGCCTACGATCCCGACGCCACCTGA
- a CDS encoding single-stranded DNA-binding protein, which translates to MTDPAYGDGQHFQVRTDENFLSLDTFPESGVSRITTKGARIELFGGMLPKVEDEGIVFLQKDSGHEHSTVSLHPDGALTLGYQVDAGSVAVDGLPNDLEDTEQIITRAEAVTAPAEEDKPAPVVNGPKPPEKPVRAPGAFPDERPMIQRVGDPAVVEPRIEPTPPLQTPQPVDAAVAEDDPLATARRIRAQDDQAQPEVGEGEPERVKLTGRLGRTPTFRTTASGKFVGKFSLAVHTENGETVWHDVLAFGDRAATLQKRVETGQLTKGNEIEVVGYPHTREYTGRDGTPKTAQEIYLAAVKRR; encoded by the coding sequence GTGACAGACCCCGCTTACGGCGATGGTCAGCACTTTCAGGTCCGGACAGACGAGAACTTCCTCAGCCTCGATACCTTTCCTGAGAGCGGCGTCTCCCGCATCACGACCAAGGGTGCCCGTATCGAGCTCTTCGGCGGCATGTTGCCGAAGGTCGAGGACGAGGGCATCGTCTTTCTTCAGAAGGACTCAGGCCATGAGCACTCGACGGTGTCCTTACATCCCGATGGCGCCCTGACCCTGGGCTACCAGGTGGACGCCGGCTCCGTTGCTGTCGATGGACTGCCGAACGACCTGGAGGACACCGAGCAGATCATCACGCGCGCTGAGGCCGTGACGGCGCCGGCCGAGGAGGACAAGCCCGCACCGGTAGTCAACGGCCCCAAGCCACCCGAGAAGCCCGTGCGTGCGCCCGGGGCCTTCCCCGATGAGCGCCCGATGATCCAGCGCGTGGGAGACCCGGCCGTCGTCGAGCCAAGGATCGAACCCACGCCGCCATTGCAGACTCCTCAGCCAGTAGATGCTGCCGTGGCCGAAGACGACCCTCTTGCGACTGCTCGGCGTATCAGGGCCCAAGATGACCAGGCGCAGCCGGAGGTCGGCGAGGGCGAGCCCGAGCGCGTGAAGCTCACTGGCCGGCTCGGTCGGACACCAACCTTCCGAACCACCGCTTCGGGCAAGTTCGTTGGCAAGTTCTCCCTGGCCGTCCACACCGAGAATGGTGAGACCGTCTGGCACGACGTGCTGGCCTTTGGCGACCGAGCAGCAACCCTCCAAAAGCGCGTCGAGACAGGCCAGCTCACCAAGGGCAACGAGATCGAAGTC
- a CDS encoding FtsW/RodA/SpoVE family cell cycle protein yields MTGRRGPAKLAVRTGRSGRLSDRNLELVLLLGAVLICCYGYAETALAVSGELPPSMALTCLASVVLPVVCHVAVRRFAPNADPLILPLATLLSGLGLVLIHRLDLAYAAHYRHATAAVSGQLMWCGIAVVVFAAAVALLRDHRRLQRYPYVTIAVGMVLLMAPAFYPGDVYGAKRWIFIGPLSFQPGEFVKIVIVVFFAGYLTMRRDALALAGRRLMGMYLPRGRQLGPVAAVWILSLLVLVFERDLGTSLIFFGLFVIMLYIATERTSWVVFGVAMFAVGAFVVGSFEPHVHGRVVAWLHPMDIFLPPDKRPPGLISDQAAQALFSFGSGGILGTGLGQGHPELIGFAGRSDFILTTVGEELGLVGVTLVILLYALLAERGLRTALTVTDPFGKLLAGGLAAALVLQVFVVCGGVTGLIPLTGKALPFLAQGGSSMVANWLLVAVLIKVSDTARRPPPEPASDVSAAETQLVRP; encoded by the coding sequence ATGACTGGTCGGCGTGGACCGGCGAAACTGGCCGTGCGGACGGGCAGGTCGGGACGCCTGAGCGACCGGAACCTGGAGCTGGTCCTCCTGCTCGGCGCGGTCCTCATCTGCTGCTACGGCTATGCCGAGACGGCTCTTGCCGTCAGCGGCGAGCTGCCGCCGAGTATGGCGCTGACGTGCCTGGCGTCGGTCGTACTGCCCGTGGTGTGCCATGTCGCCGTACGCCGGTTCGCGCCCAACGCCGATCCACTGATCCTGCCGCTGGCCACCCTGCTCAGTGGTCTGGGGCTCGTCCTCATCCACCGGCTCGACCTCGCCTACGCGGCCCACTACCGCCACGCGACGGCTGCGGTGTCCGGGCAGCTGATGTGGTGCGGCATCGCCGTGGTGGTGTTCGCCGCCGCGGTGGCGCTGCTCAGGGACCACCGCAGGCTGCAACGCTATCCGTACGTCACGATCGCCGTGGGCATGGTCCTGCTGATGGCTCCGGCGTTCTATCCCGGTGATGTCTACGGCGCGAAGCGGTGGATCTTCATCGGGCCGCTGTCCTTCCAGCCCGGCGAGTTTGTGAAGATCGTCATCGTGGTGTTCTTCGCGGGATACCTGACCATGCGCAGGGACGCCCTCGCGCTCGCCGGTCGGCGCCTCATGGGCATGTACCTGCCGCGGGGGAGGCAGCTGGGCCCGGTCGCGGCCGTGTGGATCCTCAGCCTGCTCGTCCTGGTCTTCGAGCGAGACCTCGGTACCTCGCTGATCTTCTTCGGCCTGTTCGTGATCATGTTGTACATCGCCACCGAGCGCACCAGCTGGGTGGTGTTCGGCGTCGCGATGTTCGCCGTCGGCGCCTTCGTCGTCGGCTCCTTCGAACCGCACGTGCACGGCCGTGTCGTCGCCTGGCTGCACCCCATGGACATCTTTCTGCCGCCCGACAAGCGCCCGCCGGGCCTGATCTCGGACCAGGCCGCGCAGGCCCTGTTCAGCTTCGGCTCGGGCGGCATCCTCGGCACCGGCCTCGGCCAGGGCCACCCGGAGCTCATCGGCTTCGCCGGGCGCAGCGACTTCATCCTCACCACGGTCGGCGAGGAACTCGGCCTGGTCGGGGTGACGCTCGTCATCCTGCTCTACGCGCTGCTCGCCGAGCGCGGCCTGCGGACGGCCCTCACGGTCACCGACCCGTTCGGCAAGCTGCTCGCCGGCGGTCTGGCCGCGGCACTCGTCCTGCAGGTCTTCGTCGTGTGCGGCGGTGTCACCGGGCTCATCCCGCTGACCGGCAAGGCCCTGCCCTTCCTCGCCCAGGGCGGCTCGTCCATGGTCGCCAACTGGCTGCTGGTCGCCGTCCTGATCAAGGTCAGCGACACCGCCCGCCGGCCCCCGCCCGAACCAGCCTCCGACGTCAGCGCCGCCGAGACCCAGTTGGTACGGCCGTGA
- a CDS encoding ATP-binding protein yields the protein MAADEKIQIAWTEFPSTLSTAWACRRFVIDTLYRWGLLGLVADVQLVVGELVTNAVAASAPDGTDVTVCLRAEQGSLLIEVGDQVEALPVLHRPTLQGRRGLGLPLVASMSTRWGIRQEAGGKVVWSELACRKRPESAT from the coding sequence ATGGCAGCGGATGAGAAGATCCAGATCGCCTGGACCGAGTTTCCCTCCACACTGAGCACTGCGTGGGCTTGCCGCAGGTTCGTCATCGACACGCTCTACCGCTGGGGCCTGCTCGGGCTGGTTGCTGATGTGCAGCTCGTTGTAGGGGAGCTTGTCACCAATGCCGTCGCGGCGAGCGCTCCCGATGGCACCGATGTCACGGTGTGCCTTCGGGCGGAGCAGGGGAGCCTGCTCATCGAGGTTGGGGATCAGGTGGAGGCGCTGCCGGTACTTCACCGGCCGACGCTTCAGGGTCGCCGGGGCTTGGGGTTGCCCCTTGTGGCCTCGATGAGCACGCGGTGGGGGATCCGCCAGGAGGCTGGCGGCAAGGTCGTTTGGTCGGAGCTGGCCTGCAGGAAGCGACCTGAGAGCGCGACGTAG